One part of the Gossypium raimondii isolate GPD5lz chromosome 1, ASM2569854v1, whole genome shotgun sequence genome encodes these proteins:
- the LOC105787132 gene encoding valine--tRNA ligase, chloroplastic/mitochondrial 2 isoform X2, with product MLGGKKKILCLFRHHLFICIVSKLHMLIDAVTESYNKYFFGDVGREIYDFFWGDFADWYIEASKATIYHSGDDSVALVAQTVLLYIFEHILKLLHPFMPFVTEELWQALPNRREALIISSWPQTSLPRSTDLVKRFENLQALTRAVRNARAEYSVEPAKRITASIVGSEEVIQYISEEKEVLALLSKLDFDNIHFADSLAEDAKQSVHLIASEGLEAYLPLADMVDISAEVQCLSKRLSKMQTEYEGLKARLNSPKKTKVSLLWMSAIHIYPSGGRGQDMKYDRERSRGRSGSGSKDKIDALGRLLTRTLRQMATELNLNMRSDGYVKVEDLLKLNMKAFANIPLRSQTVDDIKEAVRKDNKQRFSLLEENGELQIRANQGHTVMLMKCNVRTSCLLDLWTSFMPFILHHPLDFP from the exons ATGTTGGGTGGTAAGAAAAAAATACTGTGCTTGTTTCGCCACCATCTATTTATTTGTATA GTCTCAAAACTGCATATGCTTATTGATGCTGTCACTGAGAGTTATAACAAATATTTCTTTGGGGACGTTGGGAGAGAAATATATGATTTCTTTTGGGGTGATTTTGCTGACTG gtatattgaagccagtaaaGCTACCATTTACCACTCTGGAGATGATTCAGTTGCTTTGGTAGCTCAGACAGTTCTACTCTACATTTTCGAGCATATACTGAAATTATTACATCCATTCATGCCATTTGTAACTGAGGAACTGTGGCAG GCACTACCCAATCGGAGAGAGGCTCTTATAATATCTTCCTGGCCACAAACTTCTCTTCCCAGGAGTACTGATTTGgtaaaaagatttgaaaatttacaagcTCTG ACTCGAGCAGTCCGGAATGCTAGAGCTGAGTATTCTGTTGAGCCAGCAAAGCGCATAACTGCTTCTATTGTTGGTAGTGAAGAAGTCATTCAGTATATATCT GAAGAGAAGGAGGTTTTGGCTCTCTTATCCAAGCTAGATTTTGACAATATTCATTTCGCTGATTCTC TTGCAGAGGATGCAAAACAATCAGTTCACCTTATTGCAAGTGAAGGACTGGAGGCATATCTTCCCCTTGCTGATATGGTTGATATTTCTGCTGAAGTGCAATGCCTTAGCAAGCGCCTATCAAAGATGCAAACGGAGTATGAGGGACTTAAAGCTCGCCTCAACTCTCCTAAA AAAACGAAGGTTTCTCTTTTGTGGATGTCGGCCATTCATATCTACCCAAG TGGAGGCAGAGGTCAAGATATGAAATATGATCGAGAAAGATCCAGAGGCCGTAGCGGCAGTGGCAGCAAGGACAAAATTGATGCTCTTGGTCGACTCTT GACACGAACTCTGCGACAAATGGCTACTGAACTGAATTTGAATATGCGAAGTGATGGTTATGTCAAAGTTGAAGATTTGCTGAAGCTGAATATGAAAGCATTTGCTAATATCCCTTTAAGGTCACAAACTGTTGATGAtatcaaagag GCTGTCAGAAAAGATAATAAGCAACGTTTTAGCCTTCTTGAGGAAAATGGGGAGCTTCAGATTCGTGCAAACCAAGGCCACACCGTCATG CTGATGAAGTGCAATGTAAGAACATCATGTCTCTTAGATTTATGGACTTCCTTTATGCCTTTTATTTTGCATCATCCTCTTGATTTTCCTTGA
- the LOC105787132 gene encoding valine--tRNA ligase, chloroplastic/mitochondrial 2 isoform X1, which produces MLGGKKKILCLFRHHLFICIVSKLHMLIDAVTESYNKYFFGDVGREIYDFFWGDFADWYIEASKATIYHSGDDSVALVAQTVLLYIFEHILKLLHPFMPFVTEELWQALPNRREALIISSWPQTSLPRSTDLVKRFENLQALTRAVRNARAEYSVEPAKRITASIVGSEEVIQYISEEKEVLALLSKLDFDNIHFADSPPEDAKQSVHLIASEGLEAYLPLADMVDISAEVQCLSKRLSKMQTEYEGLKARLNSPKKTKVSLLWMSAIHIYPSGGRGQDMKYDRERSRGRSGSGSKDKIDALGRLLTRTLRQMATELNLNMRSDGYVKVEDLLKLNMKAFANIPLRSQTVDDIKEAVRKDNKQRFSLLEENGELQIRANQGHTVMLMKCNVRTSCLLDLWTSFMPFILHHPLDFP; this is translated from the exons ATGTTGGGTGGTAAGAAAAAAATACTGTGCTTGTTTCGCCACCATCTATTTATTTGTATA GTCTCAAAACTGCATATGCTTATTGATGCTGTCACTGAGAGTTATAACAAATATTTCTTTGGGGACGTTGGGAGAGAAATATATGATTTCTTTTGGGGTGATTTTGCTGACTG gtatattgaagccagtaaaGCTACCATTTACCACTCTGGAGATGATTCAGTTGCTTTGGTAGCTCAGACAGTTCTACTCTACATTTTCGAGCATATACTGAAATTATTACATCCATTCATGCCATTTGTAACTGAGGAACTGTGGCAG GCACTACCCAATCGGAGAGAGGCTCTTATAATATCTTCCTGGCCACAAACTTCTCTTCCCAGGAGTACTGATTTGgtaaaaagatttgaaaatttacaagcTCTG ACTCGAGCAGTCCGGAATGCTAGAGCTGAGTATTCTGTTGAGCCAGCAAAGCGCATAACTGCTTCTATTGTTGGTAGTGAAGAAGTCATTCAGTATATATCT GAAGAGAAGGAGGTTTTGGCTCTCTTATCCAAGCTAGATTTTGACAATATTCATTTCGCTGATTCTCCTCCAG AGGATGCAAAACAATCAGTTCACCTTATTGCAAGTGAAGGACTGGAGGCATATCTTCCCCTTGCTGATATGGTTGATATTTCTGCTGAAGTGCAATGCCTTAGCAAGCGCCTATCAAAGATGCAAACGGAGTATGAGGGACTTAAAGCTCGCCTCAACTCTCCTAAA AAAACGAAGGTTTCTCTTTTGTGGATGTCGGCCATTCATATCTACCCAAG TGGAGGCAGAGGTCAAGATATGAAATATGATCGAGAAAGATCCAGAGGCCGTAGCGGCAGTGGCAGCAAGGACAAAATTGATGCTCTTGGTCGACTCTT GACACGAACTCTGCGACAAATGGCTACTGAACTGAATTTGAATATGCGAAGTGATGGTTATGTCAAAGTTGAAGATTTGCTGAAGCTGAATATGAAAGCATTTGCTAATATCCCTTTAAGGTCACAAACTGTTGATGAtatcaaagag GCTGTCAGAAAAGATAATAAGCAACGTTTTAGCCTTCTTGAGGAAAATGGGGAGCTTCAGATTCGTGCAAACCAAGGCCACACCGTCATG CTGATGAAGTGCAATGTAAGAACATCATGTCTCTTAGATTTATGGACTTCCTTTATGCCTTTTATTTTGCATCATCCTCTTGATTTTCCTTGA
- the LOC105787132 gene encoding valine--tRNA ligase, chloroplastic/mitochondrial 2 isoform X5, which produces MLGGKKKILCLFRHHLFICIVSKLHMLIDAVTESYNKYFFGDVGREIYDFFWGDFADWYIEASKATIYHSGDDSVALVAQTVLLYIFEHILKLLHPFMPFVTEELWQALPNRREALIISSWPQTSLPRSTDLVKRFENLQALTRAVRNARAEYSVEPAKRITASIVGSEEVIQYISEEKEVLALLSKLDFDNIHFADSPPEDAKQSVHLIASEGLEAYLPLADMVDISAEVQCLSKRLSKMQTEYEGLKARLNSPKKTKVSLLWMSAIHIYPSGGRGQDMKYDRERSRGRSGSGSKDKIDALGRLLTRTLRQMATELNLNMRSDGYVKVEDLLKLNMKAFANIPLRSQTVDDIKEAVRKDNKQRFSLLEENGELQIRANQGHTVMEDIVCHVDTQLSLKDY; this is translated from the exons ATGTTGGGTGGTAAGAAAAAAATACTGTGCTTGTTTCGCCACCATCTATTTATTTGTATA GTCTCAAAACTGCATATGCTTATTGATGCTGTCACTGAGAGTTATAACAAATATTTCTTTGGGGACGTTGGGAGAGAAATATATGATTTCTTTTGGGGTGATTTTGCTGACTG gtatattgaagccagtaaaGCTACCATTTACCACTCTGGAGATGATTCAGTTGCTTTGGTAGCTCAGACAGTTCTACTCTACATTTTCGAGCATATACTGAAATTATTACATCCATTCATGCCATTTGTAACTGAGGAACTGTGGCAG GCACTACCCAATCGGAGAGAGGCTCTTATAATATCTTCCTGGCCACAAACTTCTCTTCCCAGGAGTACTGATTTGgtaaaaagatttgaaaatttacaagcTCTG ACTCGAGCAGTCCGGAATGCTAGAGCTGAGTATTCTGTTGAGCCAGCAAAGCGCATAACTGCTTCTATTGTTGGTAGTGAAGAAGTCATTCAGTATATATCT GAAGAGAAGGAGGTTTTGGCTCTCTTATCCAAGCTAGATTTTGACAATATTCATTTCGCTGATTCTCCTCCAG AGGATGCAAAACAATCAGTTCACCTTATTGCAAGTGAAGGACTGGAGGCATATCTTCCCCTTGCTGATATGGTTGATATTTCTGCTGAAGTGCAATGCCTTAGCAAGCGCCTATCAAAGATGCAAACGGAGTATGAGGGACTTAAAGCTCGCCTCAACTCTCCTAAA AAAACGAAGGTTTCTCTTTTGTGGATGTCGGCCATTCATATCTACCCAAG TGGAGGCAGAGGTCAAGATATGAAATATGATCGAGAAAGATCCAGAGGCCGTAGCGGCAGTGGCAGCAAGGACAAAATTGATGCTCTTGGTCGACTCTT GACACGAACTCTGCGACAAATGGCTACTGAACTGAATTTGAATATGCGAAGTGATGGTTATGTCAAAGTTGAAGATTTGCTGAAGCTGAATATGAAAGCATTTGCTAATATCCCTTTAAGGTCACAAACTGTTGATGAtatcaaagag GCTGTCAGAAAAGATAATAAGCAACGTTTTAGCCTTCTTGAGGAAAATGGGGAGCTTCAGATTCGTGCAAACCAAGGCCACACCGTCATG GAAGATATTGTATGTCACGTTGACACACAGTTGAGTCTGAAAGATTATTGA
- the LOC105787132 gene encoding valine--tRNA ligase, chloroplastic/mitochondrial 2 isoform X3: MLGGKKKILCLFRHHLFICIVSKLHMLIDAVTESYNKYFFGDVGREIYDFFWGDFADWYIEASKATIYHSGDDSVALVAQTVLLYIFEHILKLLHPFMPFVTEELWQALPNRREALIISSWPQTSLPRSTDLVKRFENLQALTRAVRNARAEYSVEPAKRITASIVGSEEVIQYISEEKEVLALLSKLDFDNIHFADSPPEDAKQSVHLIASEGLEAYLPLADMVDISAEVQCLSKRLSKMQTEYEGLKARLNSPKKTKVSLLWMSAIHIYPSGGRGQDMKYDRERSRGRSGSGSKDKIDALGRLLTRTLRQMATELNLNMRSDGYVKVEDLLKLNMKAFANIPLRSQTVDDIKEAVRKDNKQRFSLLEENGELQIRANQGHTVMLMKCNFAYMEPIRGIWNQFWSQV, translated from the exons ATGTTGGGTGGTAAGAAAAAAATACTGTGCTTGTTTCGCCACCATCTATTTATTTGTATA GTCTCAAAACTGCATATGCTTATTGATGCTGTCACTGAGAGTTATAACAAATATTTCTTTGGGGACGTTGGGAGAGAAATATATGATTTCTTTTGGGGTGATTTTGCTGACTG gtatattgaagccagtaaaGCTACCATTTACCACTCTGGAGATGATTCAGTTGCTTTGGTAGCTCAGACAGTTCTACTCTACATTTTCGAGCATATACTGAAATTATTACATCCATTCATGCCATTTGTAACTGAGGAACTGTGGCAG GCACTACCCAATCGGAGAGAGGCTCTTATAATATCTTCCTGGCCACAAACTTCTCTTCCCAGGAGTACTGATTTGgtaaaaagatttgaaaatttacaagcTCTG ACTCGAGCAGTCCGGAATGCTAGAGCTGAGTATTCTGTTGAGCCAGCAAAGCGCATAACTGCTTCTATTGTTGGTAGTGAAGAAGTCATTCAGTATATATCT GAAGAGAAGGAGGTTTTGGCTCTCTTATCCAAGCTAGATTTTGACAATATTCATTTCGCTGATTCTCCTCCAG AGGATGCAAAACAATCAGTTCACCTTATTGCAAGTGAAGGACTGGAGGCATATCTTCCCCTTGCTGATATGGTTGATATTTCTGCTGAAGTGCAATGCCTTAGCAAGCGCCTATCAAAGATGCAAACGGAGTATGAGGGACTTAAAGCTCGCCTCAACTCTCCTAAA AAAACGAAGGTTTCTCTTTTGTGGATGTCGGCCATTCATATCTACCCAAG TGGAGGCAGAGGTCAAGATATGAAATATGATCGAGAAAGATCCAGAGGCCGTAGCGGCAGTGGCAGCAAGGACAAAATTGATGCTCTTGGTCGACTCTT GACACGAACTCTGCGACAAATGGCTACTGAACTGAATTTGAATATGCGAAGTGATGGTTATGTCAAAGTTGAAGATTTGCTGAAGCTGAATATGAAAGCATTTGCTAATATCCCTTTAAGGTCACAAACTGTTGATGAtatcaaagag GCTGTCAGAAAAGATAATAAGCAACGTTTTAGCCTTCTTGAGGAAAATGGGGAGCTTCAGATTCGTGCAAACCAAGGCCACACCGTCATG CTGATGAAGTGCAAT TTTGCGTACATGGAACCGATAAGAGGAATTTGGAATCAATTTTGGAGTCAGGTCTGA
- the LOC105787132 gene encoding valine--tRNA ligase, chloroplastic/mitochondrial 2 isoform X6: MLGGKKKILCLFRHHLFICIVSKLHMLIDAVTESYNKYFFGDVGREIYDFFWGDFADWYIEASKATIYHSGDDSVALVAQTVLLYIFEHILKLLHPFMPFVTEELWQALPNRREALIISSWPQTSLPRSTDLVKRFENLQALTRAVRNARAEYSVEPAKRITASIVGSEEVIQYISEEKEVLALLSKLDFDNIHFADSPPEDAKQSVHLIASEGLEAYLPLADMVDISAEVQCLSKRLSKMQTEYEGLKARLNSPKKTKVSLLWMSAIHIYPSGGRGQDMKYDRERSRGRSGSGSKDKIDALGRLLTRTLRQMATELNLNMRSDGYVKVEDLLKLNMKAFANIPLRSQTVDDIKEAVRKDNKQRFSLLEENGELQIRANQGHTVMLSLKDY, encoded by the exons ATGTTGGGTGGTAAGAAAAAAATACTGTGCTTGTTTCGCCACCATCTATTTATTTGTATA GTCTCAAAACTGCATATGCTTATTGATGCTGTCACTGAGAGTTATAACAAATATTTCTTTGGGGACGTTGGGAGAGAAATATATGATTTCTTTTGGGGTGATTTTGCTGACTG gtatattgaagccagtaaaGCTACCATTTACCACTCTGGAGATGATTCAGTTGCTTTGGTAGCTCAGACAGTTCTACTCTACATTTTCGAGCATATACTGAAATTATTACATCCATTCATGCCATTTGTAACTGAGGAACTGTGGCAG GCACTACCCAATCGGAGAGAGGCTCTTATAATATCTTCCTGGCCACAAACTTCTCTTCCCAGGAGTACTGATTTGgtaaaaagatttgaaaatttacaagcTCTG ACTCGAGCAGTCCGGAATGCTAGAGCTGAGTATTCTGTTGAGCCAGCAAAGCGCATAACTGCTTCTATTGTTGGTAGTGAAGAAGTCATTCAGTATATATCT GAAGAGAAGGAGGTTTTGGCTCTCTTATCCAAGCTAGATTTTGACAATATTCATTTCGCTGATTCTCCTCCAG AGGATGCAAAACAATCAGTTCACCTTATTGCAAGTGAAGGACTGGAGGCATATCTTCCCCTTGCTGATATGGTTGATATTTCTGCTGAAGTGCAATGCCTTAGCAAGCGCCTATCAAAGATGCAAACGGAGTATGAGGGACTTAAAGCTCGCCTCAACTCTCCTAAA AAAACGAAGGTTTCTCTTTTGTGGATGTCGGCCATTCATATCTACCCAAG TGGAGGCAGAGGTCAAGATATGAAATATGATCGAGAAAGATCCAGAGGCCGTAGCGGCAGTGGCAGCAAGGACAAAATTGATGCTCTTGGTCGACTCTT GACACGAACTCTGCGACAAATGGCTACTGAACTGAATTTGAATATGCGAAGTGATGGTTATGTCAAAGTTGAAGATTTGCTGAAGCTGAATATGAAAGCATTTGCTAATATCCCTTTAAGGTCACAAACTGTTGATGAtatcaaagag GCTGTCAGAAAAGATAATAAGCAACGTTTTAGCCTTCTTGAGGAAAATGGGGAGCTTCAGATTCGTGCAAACCAAGGCCACACCGTCATG TTGAGTCTGAAAGATTATTGA
- the LOC105787132 gene encoding valine--tRNA ligase, chloroplastic/mitochondrial 2 isoform X7: MLGGKKKILCLFRHHLFICIVSKLHMLIDAVTESYNKYFFGDVGREIYDFFWGDFADWYIEASKATIYHSGDDSVALVAQTVLLYIFEHILKLLHPFMPFVTEELWQALPNRREALIISSWPQTSLPRSTDLVKRFENLQALTRAVRNARAEYSVEPAKRITASIVGSEEVIQYISEEKEVLALLSKLDFDNIHFADSPPEDAKQSVHLIASEGLEAYLPLADMVDISAEVQCLSKRLSKMQTEYEGLKARLNSPKKTKVSLLWMSAIHIYPSGGRGQDMKYDRERSRGRSGSGSKDKIDALGRLLTRTLRQMATELNLNMRSDGYVKVEDLLKLNMKAFANIPLRSQTVDDIKEAVRKDNKQRFSLLEENGELQIRANQGHTVMLMKCNV, translated from the exons ATGTTGGGTGGTAAGAAAAAAATACTGTGCTTGTTTCGCCACCATCTATTTATTTGTATA GTCTCAAAACTGCATATGCTTATTGATGCTGTCACTGAGAGTTATAACAAATATTTCTTTGGGGACGTTGGGAGAGAAATATATGATTTCTTTTGGGGTGATTTTGCTGACTG gtatattgaagccagtaaaGCTACCATTTACCACTCTGGAGATGATTCAGTTGCTTTGGTAGCTCAGACAGTTCTACTCTACATTTTCGAGCATATACTGAAATTATTACATCCATTCATGCCATTTGTAACTGAGGAACTGTGGCAG GCACTACCCAATCGGAGAGAGGCTCTTATAATATCTTCCTGGCCACAAACTTCTCTTCCCAGGAGTACTGATTTGgtaaaaagatttgaaaatttacaagcTCTG ACTCGAGCAGTCCGGAATGCTAGAGCTGAGTATTCTGTTGAGCCAGCAAAGCGCATAACTGCTTCTATTGTTGGTAGTGAAGAAGTCATTCAGTATATATCT GAAGAGAAGGAGGTTTTGGCTCTCTTATCCAAGCTAGATTTTGACAATATTCATTTCGCTGATTCTCCTCCAG AGGATGCAAAACAATCAGTTCACCTTATTGCAAGTGAAGGACTGGAGGCATATCTTCCCCTTGCTGATATGGTTGATATTTCTGCTGAAGTGCAATGCCTTAGCAAGCGCCTATCAAAGATGCAAACGGAGTATGAGGGACTTAAAGCTCGCCTCAACTCTCCTAAA AAAACGAAGGTTTCTCTTTTGTGGATGTCGGCCATTCATATCTACCCAAG TGGAGGCAGAGGTCAAGATATGAAATATGATCGAGAAAGATCCAGAGGCCGTAGCGGCAGTGGCAGCAAGGACAAAATTGATGCTCTTGGTCGACTCTT GACACGAACTCTGCGACAAATGGCTACTGAACTGAATTTGAATATGCGAAGTGATGGTTATGTCAAAGTTGAAGATTTGCTGAAGCTGAATATGAAAGCATTTGCTAATATCCCTTTAAGGTCACAAACTGTTGATGAtatcaaagag GCTGTCAGAAAAGATAATAAGCAACGTTTTAGCCTTCTTGAGGAAAATGGGGAGCTTCAGATTCGTGCAAACCAAGGCCACACCGTCATG CTGATGAAGTGCAAT GTCTGA
- the LOC105787132 gene encoding valine--tRNA ligase, chloroplastic/mitochondrial 2 isoform X4 → MLGGKKKILCLFRHHLFICIVSKLHMLIDAVTESYNKYFFGDVGREIYDFFWGDFADWYIEASKATIYHSGDDSVALVAQTVLLYIFEHILKLLHPFMPFVTEELWQALPNRREALIISSWPQTSLPRSTDLVKRFENLQALTRAVRNARAEYSVEPAKRITASIVGSEEVIQYISEEKEVLALLSKLDFDNIHFADSPPEDAKQSVHLIASEGLEAYLPLADMVDISAEVQCLSKRLSKMQTEYEGLKARLNSPKKTKVSLLWMSAIHIYPSGGRGQDMKYDRERSRGRSGSGSKDKIDALGRLLTRTLRQMATELNLNMRSDGYVKVEDLLKLNMKAFANIPLRSQTVDDIKEAVRKDNKQRFSLLEENGELQIRANQGHTVMFAYMEPIRGIWNQFWSQV, encoded by the exons ATGTTGGGTGGTAAGAAAAAAATACTGTGCTTGTTTCGCCACCATCTATTTATTTGTATA GTCTCAAAACTGCATATGCTTATTGATGCTGTCACTGAGAGTTATAACAAATATTTCTTTGGGGACGTTGGGAGAGAAATATATGATTTCTTTTGGGGTGATTTTGCTGACTG gtatattgaagccagtaaaGCTACCATTTACCACTCTGGAGATGATTCAGTTGCTTTGGTAGCTCAGACAGTTCTACTCTACATTTTCGAGCATATACTGAAATTATTACATCCATTCATGCCATTTGTAACTGAGGAACTGTGGCAG GCACTACCCAATCGGAGAGAGGCTCTTATAATATCTTCCTGGCCACAAACTTCTCTTCCCAGGAGTACTGATTTGgtaaaaagatttgaaaatttacaagcTCTG ACTCGAGCAGTCCGGAATGCTAGAGCTGAGTATTCTGTTGAGCCAGCAAAGCGCATAACTGCTTCTATTGTTGGTAGTGAAGAAGTCATTCAGTATATATCT GAAGAGAAGGAGGTTTTGGCTCTCTTATCCAAGCTAGATTTTGACAATATTCATTTCGCTGATTCTCCTCCAG AGGATGCAAAACAATCAGTTCACCTTATTGCAAGTGAAGGACTGGAGGCATATCTTCCCCTTGCTGATATGGTTGATATTTCTGCTGAAGTGCAATGCCTTAGCAAGCGCCTATCAAAGATGCAAACGGAGTATGAGGGACTTAAAGCTCGCCTCAACTCTCCTAAA AAAACGAAGGTTTCTCTTTTGTGGATGTCGGCCATTCATATCTACCCAAG TGGAGGCAGAGGTCAAGATATGAAATATGATCGAGAAAGATCCAGAGGCCGTAGCGGCAGTGGCAGCAAGGACAAAATTGATGCTCTTGGTCGACTCTT GACACGAACTCTGCGACAAATGGCTACTGAACTGAATTTGAATATGCGAAGTGATGGTTATGTCAAAGTTGAAGATTTGCTGAAGCTGAATATGAAAGCATTTGCTAATATCCCTTTAAGGTCACAAACTGTTGATGAtatcaaagag GCTGTCAGAAAAGATAATAAGCAACGTTTTAGCCTTCTTGAGGAAAATGGGGAGCTTCAGATTCGTGCAAACCAAGGCCACACCGTCATG TTTGCGTACATGGAACCGATAAGAGGAATTTGGAATCAATTTTGGAGTCAGGTCTGA
- the LOC105787132 gene encoding valine--tRNA ligase, chloroplastic/mitochondrial 2 isoform X9 yields MLGGKKKILCLFRHHLFICIVSKLHMLIDAVTESYNKYFFGDVGREIYDFFWGDFADWYIEASKATIYHSGDDSVALVAQTVLLYIFEHILKLLHPFMPFVTEELWQALPNRREALIISSWPQTSLPRSTDLVKRFENLQALTRAVRNARAEYSVEPAKRITASIVGSEEVIQYISEEKEVLALLSKLDFDNIHFADSPPEDAKQSVHLIASEGLEAYLPLADMVDISAEVQCLSKRLSKMQTEYEGLKARLNSPKKTKVSLLWMSAIHIYPSGGRGQDMKYDRERSRGRSGSGSKDKIDALGRLLTRTLRQMATELNLNMRSDGYVKVEDLLKLNMKAFANIPLRSQTVDDIKEAVRKDNKQRFSLLEENGELQIRANQGHTVMV; encoded by the exons ATGTTGGGTGGTAAGAAAAAAATACTGTGCTTGTTTCGCCACCATCTATTTATTTGTATA GTCTCAAAACTGCATATGCTTATTGATGCTGTCACTGAGAGTTATAACAAATATTTCTTTGGGGACGTTGGGAGAGAAATATATGATTTCTTTTGGGGTGATTTTGCTGACTG gtatattgaagccagtaaaGCTACCATTTACCACTCTGGAGATGATTCAGTTGCTTTGGTAGCTCAGACAGTTCTACTCTACATTTTCGAGCATATACTGAAATTATTACATCCATTCATGCCATTTGTAACTGAGGAACTGTGGCAG GCACTACCCAATCGGAGAGAGGCTCTTATAATATCTTCCTGGCCACAAACTTCTCTTCCCAGGAGTACTGATTTGgtaaaaagatttgaaaatttacaagcTCTG ACTCGAGCAGTCCGGAATGCTAGAGCTGAGTATTCTGTTGAGCCAGCAAAGCGCATAACTGCTTCTATTGTTGGTAGTGAAGAAGTCATTCAGTATATATCT GAAGAGAAGGAGGTTTTGGCTCTCTTATCCAAGCTAGATTTTGACAATATTCATTTCGCTGATTCTCCTCCAG AGGATGCAAAACAATCAGTTCACCTTATTGCAAGTGAAGGACTGGAGGCATATCTTCCCCTTGCTGATATGGTTGATATTTCTGCTGAAGTGCAATGCCTTAGCAAGCGCCTATCAAAGATGCAAACGGAGTATGAGGGACTTAAAGCTCGCCTCAACTCTCCTAAA AAAACGAAGGTTTCTCTTTTGTGGATGTCGGCCATTCATATCTACCCAAG TGGAGGCAGAGGTCAAGATATGAAATATGATCGAGAAAGATCCAGAGGCCGTAGCGGCAGTGGCAGCAAGGACAAAATTGATGCTCTTGGTCGACTCTT GACACGAACTCTGCGACAAATGGCTACTGAACTGAATTTGAATATGCGAAGTGATGGTTATGTCAAAGTTGAAGATTTGCTGAAGCTGAATATGAAAGCATTTGCTAATATCCCTTTAAGGTCACAAACTGTTGATGAtatcaaagag GCTGTCAGAAAAGATAATAAGCAACGTTTTAGCCTTCTTGAGGAAAATGGGGAGCTTCAGATTCGTGCAAACCAAGGCCACACCGTCATG GTCTGA